The sequence ATGTCGAGCTTGGAACCGGTACGGTCAATCAGCAGCATCAGCAAATCTCTGAATACACTGATATTCCTGAAATCTGACAATTGCAGGATGTCCTTTTGATGGTATGATGAGAAGATATCGCCGATAATCCTACGTTTGTGATCTTCGTCCTTGGCAAGTACCACCTGCGGAAAGCCGCCCCATTTAAGGTATTCATCAACATAGGATGCAAGCTTTTCATGACGCGTGCTGCTTTTGCCCTCTGCTTTTTTATGAAAGGTTTTGTCAAAGGTTGAATGAACTCCTTTAAAAAGCAAAAATTCCTCAAAATCCAGAGGGTACAGTTCGAAAATAGTTTTACGACCTGCAAGGCTTTCGGGAAATAGTCCTTTTAAATAAAAGCTGCTGGAACCGGTTACAATAAATTTAATCTGATAATGATCGTATAAGTATTTTAATGCCCGCACCGAATCAGGATAACTCTGAATCTCATCAATAAAAACAAATCCGCCTTTTGCTTTGCTCAGCCCTACTTCTTTCAGCGAGCGAACAATGCGGTTGTAATCCTTAACTTCAAACAGTGCACGGTCCAGGAAATTTTCGAAATCAAGGAATACCTTGTTATGACCGGGCACTTCATCATACAGTTTACGAAGTACTGAGGTTTTGCCCGAACGCCGTAATCCTGTCAGAACAATAATTTCTGATGTATTCATTGCCTTGCGGACAGAAGCCAGTATTTTGCGGTCGAATATTTTCATGTCGATACCTTTTAGACAAAATTATATAATTTTGTCGACTCATACAAGACAAAATGCAAATTAATGATTTTTTAATTTCATATAGTGCATATAACCAGTTTGTTGAAAGAGGCGTAAGGTGAATCATTTTTATAGAATTATTTTGTTTATTTTTGTCTCAAATCATTCACTAAAAACACACATTTATGTTGAAAGACCATCCTAAAGGATTATTGGTAGCCTTTTTTACGAACATGGGCGAACGCTTCGGCTTCTATACCATGATGGCTATTCTTGTCATGTTCTTGCAGGCTCGCTATGGGCTTGATGCCGAATCGGCCGGCAGTTATTACTCATGGTTTTATTTTGCCATTTATGCTCTGGCACTGGTTGGCGGTATGATTGCTGACTGGACTAAAAAGTACAAGACAATTATTTTTATCGGTCAGGTGATTATGTTTGCGGGCTACTGCATCATTGCTATTCCCGGCCTTGAATTATGGGTATCAATCAGCGCATTGTTTGTTAT is a genomic window of Bacteroidota bacterium containing:
- a CDS encoding ATP-binding protein translates to MKIFDRKILASVRKAMNTSEIIVLTGLRRSGKTSVLRKLYDEVPGHNKVFLDFENFLDRALFEVKDYNRIVRSLKEVGLSKAKGGFVFIDEIQSYPDSVRALKYLYDHYQIKFIVTGSSSFYLKGLFPESLAGRKTIFELYPLDFEEFLLFKGVHSTFDKTFHKKAEGKSSTRHEKLASYVDEYLKWGGFPQVVLAKDEDHKRRIIGDIFSSYHQKDILQLSDFRNISVFRDLLMLLIDRTGSKLDISKLAAEAGISRDTVYSYLSFLEATYMISLVKPYSLNTGREVSGARKVYFCDNGILSVFGKISAGSAFENAVHCNLMRSHKVNYYQKRTGHEIDFVLPESKTALEVKTKGSKLDYNKTRANAEQIKLSHTYFITKQYCDESWAIPFETL